The following are from one region of the Nicotiana tomentosiformis chromosome 7, ASM39032v3, whole genome shotgun sequence genome:
- the LOC138895396 gene encoding uncharacterized protein, giving the protein MVSCDEVLKVKPYTMVYTKERGEDKESVGSSYHVIAQGEHGVLSLMEDDEKLDDSYKEMPCLDPKVAVHHLAVKNGARPIKQAQRRFRPDLVPLIETEVNKLIEARSIWEVKYPTWVSSIVPVRKKNGQI; this is encoded by the exons ATGGTTTCGTGTGATGAGGTACTGAAGGTGAAGCCATACACTATGGTCTATACTAAAGAACGTGGTGAAGACAAAGAAAGTGTaggttcttcgtatcatgttatTGCACAAGGCGAGCATGGTGTTTTATCTCTAATGGAGGACGACGAGAAATTGGACGAT AGTTACAAAGAAATGCCTTgcttggaccctaaagtagcagtccatcaccttgcggtcaagaatggcgctcgtcctattaagcaagctcaaaggcgctttaggccggacttggttcccctgattgaaaccgaagttaacaaactcattgaagctAGATCTAtttgggaagttaaatacccaacgtgggtttcaagtattgtccctgtaaggaagaagaatggccagattTGA